The following proteins are encoded in a genomic region of Acidiferrobacteraceae bacterium:
- the folE2 gene encoding GTP cyclohydrolase FolE2, with translation MKASKPQTEPVEPAIADVQNAPDTRRIPIDKVGIKDIRHPVRVKDRSQGEQHTIARFNMYVGLPHNFKGTHMSRFVEILNHHEYEISVKSFTAMLAEMRDRLEADTGHIEMSFPYFIEKQAPVSGVRSLMDYEVSLTGEVSGDDISVNIKVAVPVTSLCPCSKEISAYGAHNQRSHVTVDVRTNAFVWIEDVIDIVEKQASCELYGLLKRPDEKFVTEQAYDNPKFVEDMVRDVAAVLNADPRIDAYTVESENFESIHNHSAYAMITRDKLADQK, from the coding sequence ATGAAAGCCAGCAAACCGCAAACCGAACCGGTAGAACCCGCCATCGCCGATGTGCAGAACGCACCGGACACCCGCCGCATCCCCATCGACAAGGTCGGAATCAAGGACATTCGCCACCCGGTACGGGTGAAGGACCGCAGCCAGGGCGAGCAGCACACGATCGCGCGCTTCAATATGTATGTCGGGCTGCCGCATAACTTCAAGGGCACCCATATGTCCCGGTTCGTGGAGATCCTCAACCACCACGAGTACGAGATCTCGGTGAAGTCCTTTACCGCGATGCTGGCGGAGATGCGGGACCGGCTCGAGGCCGATACCGGGCACATCGAAATGAGCTTTCCCTATTTCATCGAGAAGCAGGCGCCGGTGTCCGGCGTGCGCAGTCTCATGGACTACGAGGTTTCACTGACCGGCGAAGTCAGTGGTGATGACATCTCGGTCAACATCAAGGTGGCCGTACCGGTCACCAGTCTGTGTCCCTGTTCCAAGGAGATCTCCGCCTACGGGGCGCACAATCAACGCTCCCATGTCACCGTCGACGTCCGCACCAATGCCTTTGTGTGGATCGAGGATGTCATCGATATCGTCGAGAAACAGGCGAGCTGCGAGTTGTACGGACTGTTGAAACGTCCGGACGAGAAGTTCGTAACGGAGCAGGCCTACGACAATCCCAAGTTCGTGGAGGACATGGTTCGCGACGTCGCCGCAGTGCTGAATGCGGACCCGCGCATCGATGCCTACACGGTGGAATCGGAGAACTTCGAGTCCATCCACAATCATTCGGCCTACGCCATGATCACCCGGGACAAACTGGCGGATCAGAAATAG